The DNA sequence AAAACCAAGAAGAATCAGCTCCAGATATCTCAAAAAGCGCTTTACCAATCGGCTTATCCCTAGGGGCCGGGATTGGTGTTTGTTACGGAGCAGTCTTCGGCATGGTTTTTGATAATATCGGCCTTGGCATGTCTATTGGTATCAGTATGGGTGTTGGCACAGGGTTGGCTTTTTATTATGCTTTCAAAAATAAAAAAAACCGCCCCCCAAAAGATTAAATATGGGTGAGATCAAATCATTCTAATTTTAGCGCCAAGGATTTCCATTAACAAGTACCATCATGGCTCCTGCTTTGACATGAACTTTGGTTTGATCTTTTAAAACAACAGGCTCTAAATTAGAAGACCCACTGTCTAGTTCAATCGTCCAGGCTTGTTTTTTCATCATAGGTGGTAAGACAAAATCCTGATCAATCGCACCTGCATTAATGGCAAACATTACTGCATTTTTCTCCGTACACTCTTCTTTAAAAAGCATCACCAAATGACGATGAGCTACAAATTGCCATTGATCGTCTCGGATAGCGTTTCCATCATGATTTAACCATTCAATCCAATGGTCTAGTCCTTTGTTTTGCTCTGAAAAATGATCTGTATATTGATACAGATTCAATGCTTTTCTTAGCGCAAGCGTTTTGGAAACAAAGGCATGTAAATCTGCCCCTTGAGGTGTCTCTAGTAATTCCCAATTTAACCAATTAATGCTGTTATCCTGACAATAGGCGTTATTAGAGCCTAACTGTGAGCGACCAAACTCATCTCCCCCAAGAATTAACGGGGTTCCCACAGATAAAAGTGCCGACGCTAGGAGTGACTTTGATCGACGGTGACGCAATTCACGAATAAATGGATCTTGTGAAGGCCCTTCTTGCCCAAAATTGTCTGATAAATTGTGACTATCTCCATCGCGATTATTTTCACCGTTCTGCCAATTATGTTTTTCTTGATATTGGGTCAAATCAGCCAGGGTAAACCCATCGTGACAGGCCACAAGATTAACACTGGACTGAGGCTGTCTGTTCTGCCCTTCAAATAAATCTGATGAGCCTGAGAGGCGCTGAGCAAAGTCTCCTATGGTGGTTCCGCTGTTTTTCCAAAACCCCCTGTAAGTCATTCTGGCTTTATCATTCCATTCTGCCCACTCTTTTGGAAACCGCCCCAGCGCATAATCAACGGGTGCAGCACACCATGGCTCTGCTATCATCTTTGTATTTTTTAAAGTCTTAGATTTTTTAAGAGCTTTAAAGAATTTATCTTTCCGGGAAAAGGGGCCTTTTCCATTTCCAAGAACAGGAGCAAGGTCAAATCGAAACCCATCAATACCGTATGAATTTACCCAATGCTCTAAACTGTCAATAAACATCTGACGCACCACTTTATTGCCCGTGTTTAATGTGTTCCCGCAACCTGTAATATCATCATAACAATGCGGTGAGTCTTTATTGACGCGGTAATATAAATGATTATCAATCCCTCGAAAAGATAAGGTCGGCCCTGTTGCAGCACTTTCCGCTGAATGATTATAAACTACATCAAGAACCACCTCTAATCCCTTTTCATGCGCAGCATGGGTAAATTGACGGATAGATTGAGACCCTTCGGCACCTAGATAAGCTGGATGCGGCGCAAAATAATTTAATGTGTTATAGCCCCAATAATTCTTGAGACCCATCTGATGAAGAAAGTGATCATTTAAATAACAATGAACCGGTAATAATTCGATTGCAGTAATCCCTAATGCTTTCAAATAATCTAGCATTTGAGGAGCTTTAAGGCCGTCAAATGTACCTTGCTCCTTACGGGTTAAGTCTGCCCTTAATTTTGTAAACCCTTTAAGGTGAGTTTCGTAAAAAACTGTCTCTTCCATCTTATTGTAAGGGTGATTTTGACAATTTAAGGCTTGCTTTGGGTCAACAACAATCCCTTTGGTCATGAAGGCTGCATTATCACGACTATCAAGAATGCCATCCAGAACATCCGTCCCTTTTTGATATGAAAAATGCGCGCCCCGCCAACTGAATCCTTGATCAATCTCTAATGCATAAGGGTCAAGCATGAGTTTGTGAGGGTTGTGAAACAAACCTTTTTCAGGGGCGTATTCTCCATGAACTCTATAGCCATACTTCTGACCCGCTTTTATCCCAGGAACAAAAGTTGACCAATATCCATCGCCTGACTTTTCAAGTGGTTTTTGCTTTTCTTGACCAGAGAGATCAAACAGACATAACGTCACAGCCTCTGCAGAAGTTGATATTAAGCCAAAAAAACACCCATCATCAATTAAATGCGCCCCTAAATCCATAGTTGAATGAGTCTTGTGGCTTCTTAAAAATTCTACGATATTCATCAGAGGTTTATCCAAAACGATAAAGCGTGGTTGAAAGCGGCGGTACAGTAAGGCAAAGGCTTTCGCTTTCGCCGTCCCATGCCACAGTCTCTGACATCACGTGGTCTTTTGCTTCAATGGCAGACCCTCCATACTGAACAGCATCTGTATTCAGCAGGAGACTCCACTGGCCTGCTTTTGGGACACCAATACGGTAATCTGTGCGCTCGAGAGGTGTGAAGTTACATATAACCAGCACTGGGCTGTGAAAGCTTTTATCAAATCTAACAAAAGCAATAATAGAGTCCTCTGGTCTTTCCCATTGTAGCCACCGGAACCCTTCTTCTGCACAATCTAACTCGTGGAGAGCGGGAGAAGATTTATAAACCTTATTTAATGCCGAAATTAGGGATTTTGTTTGTTGATGAGGTGCGTGATCAAGAAGCCACCACTCTAATTCCTTATCATGATTCCATTCGCTGCTTTGACCAAATTCACACCCCATAAAGAGCAACTTCTTACCTGGATGGGCCCACATAAAAGCATAATAAGCGCGCAGGTTAGCAAATTTTTGCCAGTCATCCCCAGGCATTCTATCCAGGATGGATCCTTTTCCATGAACAACTTCATCGTGTGACAGGGGAAGAATAAAATTTTCCGTAAAAGCATAATTAAGACTAAATGTTATTTTTTCATGATGATGCTGGCGATGAAGGGGGTCTTCTTTCATATAGGTAAGGCTATCGTTCATCCAGCCCATATTCCATTTATACCCGAAGCCCACTCCCCCTAAATCCACTGGCGTTGTTAATCCAGGCCATGCTGTACTTTCTTCAGCAATTGTAATGACCCCATCGAAATTGCCATAGGCATGTATATTCATTTTTTGCAAAAGACTGATGGCTTCTAAATTTTCATGACCGCCGTTTATGTTCGGGATCCACTCACCTTCTTCACGGCTGTAATTCAAATAAAGCATTGAAGAAACCGCATCCACACGTAGGCCGTCTATATGGAACTCATCAAGCCAAAATAATGCACTTGAGATCAGATAATTCACCACTTCATTTCGGCATAAATTAAAAATTCCCGTATTCCAGTCTGGATGATATCCTTGACGGGGGTCCTCATGTTCATAAAGACATGTGCCATCAAACTTAGCCAGACCATGTGCATCAAGAGGAAAGTGAGCCGGCACCCAGTCAAAAAGAACCCCAATCCCTGCTTTATGACAAGCATTTACAAAATATTTGAAATCTTCAGGAGTTCCAAACCTTGCTGTTGGTGCAAAAAGTCCTACAGGTTGATACCCCCAAGAACCATCAAAAGGGTATTCACTAATGGGCATGGTTTGAATATGTGTGAAGCCCATTTCCTTCACATAGGGAATAAGACGATCAGCAAGAGAACGATAATTTAGAAACTCTTCTCCATCACGGTTCCAAGATCCCATTTGTATTTCATAGATGGACATGGCTGCATCTAAATTTTGAAGGGCACCGCGCTTCTTAATCCAAGCCGTGTCTTCCCATGTAAATTCTTCAGCAACATAGGTGATACTTGCGTTAGAAGGGCGCAATTCTCCCCGGCGCCCATAAGGATCAGCCTTTAGGGGTAAAAGGCCTCCATCTGCCGCTTGAATTTCATACTTATATATCTCTCCCGAGGACATCCCTGGAATGAAAGCTTCAAAAACACCCGCTTCATGGCGTTTCCTCATAAGATGTTTACGTCCATCCCAAAGATTAAACTCTCCTACGATTGCAACACGCTTGGCGCTGGGGGCCCATAATGAAAACCGCATGCCAGATATGCCGTTTATGGTCTCTTGGTGACATCCGAAATACCGATAGGCATCAATTAAATCACCCTGCGTAAATTGGGTAAGTATTTCAGAGTTTAACAAGAGAGGAACACTATAGATATCTTCAACAAAATATGCCTTTTTATTCCCTTTGTACCAAACTTTATACAAAAATGAGGGTTGTCTTTTTCTATAGCTTAAATCTGCAAGAAAAAACCCATCTTCATGAATGCACTGCATTTCAACGATGCGTCTTTTACTGCCGCGCTGAACCAACTCGACTTTCTCTGCCGCAGGAATAAAAGCACGCACAATAAACCCACCCCCCGAAAGAGAGTGAATCCCCATAAATCCATAGGGGTTTTCGTGGTGTCCTTTTACGATTGCATCAACTTGTAAAGAATCTGCTGCGCAGTCTAACGCTAGGGATAGGGTCATTTAAGTGGCCTCGCCTCATGTTTTAATAAACAATCTTTGAGGCGAACTATAGGTCTTGAAAAGAAGATAATGCAAGAAATATTTATTTTTGCATAAATTTACATAGTTTTTGCACAAACAATGGTGCTTTTTGTCAATCGATGTAAATTTATCGACCCCACAGAGGGTCTTTAAGGGCCATAATATAATCCTTATGGGCTTCCAATTCTGCGTCGGTTAAAGGAAAACTGCGCGGTTCTCTTTTCTTTTTTTCTGTTTGAACAAAAGCTTTTTTCTTCTCCACCGTTAATTCTAGGCCTGTTTGCCGCCCCCCTTCAAGCTCAACATAAACATCCGCTAAGATTTCACTATCAAGAAGTGCGCCGTGCAGCGTTCTGTGTCCATTTTCAATCCCAAATCGCCGACATAGAGCATCGAGAGAGTTTTGCGCCCCAGGATATTTACCGCGAGCAATCGCAAGCGTATCTTTAAATTGAGCAGCCGGGATAGGCTTGCGACCCGCATTTTCTAATTCCCAATTGATGAATTTCTTATCGAATTCAGCATTATGAGCCACCAGAATGTCGTCTCCAACAAAATCTAAAAATTCATCCATAACGTCTTCAAAATAAGGCTTGTCTGCCAGCATTTCCGCTGTCAGTCCGTGCACCTTTACGGCGCTTTCGGGGACGTCACGACGGGGATTACAATATCTATGAAATTGATTTTCCTCCCCAGTTTGGACAATTTTATTTATTAACACAACACATCCAATTTCAATGACTCGGTCTCCTGAAAATGGATCAAAGCCGGTTGTCTCTGTATCAAAAACAATTTCTCTGATGCTATTCATTCTTTAATCCTTGTCTAATGGTCGCTAAAATATGTTCAACTTGTTGCTGAGCGGCCTCTTTTCCGTGACTGGTATCTATCACAAAATCTGCTCGGTGCACTTTTTCTTGGTTTGGTAATTGTTTGGATAGTATGTTTTGAAATTTTTCTTCTGTCATGCCTATGCGGGAGAGCACTCTTTCGCGCTGAACATCTAGAGGTGCATCCACAACAATGACGAGATCAACAGCCTGATCACCCCCTGTTTCAAAAAGTAAGGGGACATCAACTAAAACAATATCTTTTCCCTTGCGAAGCGCATGAGCAAAAAAATTTCTACGCCGCTCGTGCAAAAGAGGGTAAATAATATTTTGTAGACGCTCTAACTTCTTCTGCTCTTTAAATACTAATTCCCCTAAGGCCAATCGGTCAAGAACACCTTTCTGAACAACACCGTGAAATTCTGCTTCAATGTGGGGTAAGGCCTCCCCCCCGGGAGCTTGCATACGGTGCACCATTGCATCACTATCAAAGACAGGGACACCGGCGGACTGAAACATGTTTGCCGTTGTGGTTTTTCCCATGCCAATAGAGCCCGTTAAGCCAATAATTGTCAGCTCTTTTGTAAAATCAGTGCGTTGCATAAATCCCTCTATAATGCTGCAAGCAGTTTTTCTTTTAACTGACTGTCATAGTCAGGGTCAACGCCGAACCAAATCTTAAAAGCCCCCGCCGCTTGATAAACAAGCATACCGAGGCCGTCTACGGTACGCAGCCCTCGGTCTTTTGCGCTTTTCAACAAGGGCGTTTCTAAAGGTTTATAAACAATGTCGTAAACCACAGTCTCGGGATCTGCATGGGAGAGATCTAATTCAAGAGGGGGTTGCCCAACCATGCCGAGCGAACTGGTGTTGACAACAACACCTGCGCCAGTGACAGCATCATGACGGTCATCCCAATCAACAACCGTAACGCGCCCTTGCCCCAGCTCATTAGCCAAAACTTCCGCTTTAGCCTTTGTTCGGTTTGAAAGCATAATAAACGGCACTTCTGTACTTAAAAATGCTGAAATTGTTGCTCTAGCTGCCCCGCCTGCTCCCAAAATTAGAACAGGCCGCTCTTTTGGCCAATCTGGTACTGTTACGTCCAATTGTTTTTTCAAGCCTGTAATATCTGTGTTAAATCCTGTCGTCACACCGTCTTTGATCATCACTGTATTCACCGCCCCTAACCTTTTCGCCATCGGGGCTACTTTATCGAGGAAAGGAATAACCTTTTCTTTATGAGGAACGGTAATATTAAAACCATCCAAGCCATCAGGAATGAATTCATTTCCTCTAATAAATCCTTGAAGGGCCGTTTCTAAATGGTCTGGCTCCACTGCAATTTTCCTGTATTCACCAGCAATTTCATAGCGTTCAAACCAATGCTTATGGATCAAAGGAGAAAGGCTTTGGCCAATAGGCCAGCCGATAACTGCAGCTCTTTTTATGGATGAATATGTCATAAATACCTCATTTTAAGAGTGTGCCCCTGTCTTGAAGAAACTTTAGAAGAGGCAAAAGCGGCAGCCCTAAAATTGTAAAATAGTCTCCTGTCACCTTATGAAAGAGTTGTGCTCCTAATCCTTCAAGATGATAACAGCCAACGGAAGTATAAAGCCTGTCACCAAGTGTGTCGCAGTATGTATTGATAAAGTCTTTGCTTAAGCGGCGAACCTCTAGCTGTGCCTTGTCATAGCCCCGCCAAATCACACGCCCTCCTTCGGCAACAACGGCCCCAGAAATCAATTGATGCTTCTGACCTGATAGTTTTGACAGAGTTTTTTCAGCCTCAGCGCGGGTTGTGGCTTTTGATATATAATCCCCTTTAAGGTCTAAAAGTTGATCTGCACCGATGACTAATGCGTCTGGCATTATTCTAGAAATAGAGAGTGCCTTGACCTCAGCAAGCGCAATCGCAAGATCAAGAGCTGTCACCCCTTCCTCAATCAACGCTTGTTTAATCCCGTCTTCGTCAGCAAGGGGGTGTTTTGCTGTGATATCAAGACCAGCATTCTTCAAAAGCATAAGTCGTGTTTCACTGCCAGAGGCTAAAATCATGCCTTATCCTTTATTTTCTTCATTCCAGAGGTGGAATTTATTAATAATCGCAGCAGCTGTTTCCTCAACAGAGCGCCGTGTGACATCTAGCACCTGCCAATTTCTCTCTCTACAATATTTGCGGCATTCTTTCACTTCATCTTGAATGCTGTCTATTGCAGCATAATCTGTAACCCCTTTTTCATTCAAGCTGTTGAGGCGGTTGGTTCTTATCTGACTGAGGCGGTCCGGACTTGTGGTCAATCCCATGACAAAAGTATTATGCAAATGATCTAAATCTTCTGGCATCGGACAGCCTGGAACAAAAGGAACATTTGCCGTTTTAAACCCCTTGTTCGCAAGATATATACTTGTCGGGGTTTTGCTTGTTCTCGATACTCCCACAAGAATAATATCCGCCATATGTAAATCTTCTGTCAACTGTCCATCATCATGAGCCATCGTATAATCTAATGCTTCGATGCGAGAGAAGTAATTTTCATCCATAGCATGTTGGCGGCCTGCAAGACCCGTCGGCTTCACCCCGAAATAGGATCCCAAAAGATTAATGAGAGGGTCCATGATAGCAAGGACTGGAAAGCCAAGATCGCGACAGCCATCTTCTAGTGTTCTACGAATATCTTCATTTACAATTGTATAGAGAACAAGCCCTCGATTTTCTGATATATCTTGGATAATTCTTTCCATTTGTTTTGGGGACCGCATCAAAGGCCAGTTATGTTTGACCACGTCAACACCATCAAATTGCACAAGAGCTGCTTGCAACAGTCCATCAAGGGTTTCTCCTGTAGAGTCTGATACTAAATGCAAGTGAAGTTGTTGTGTTTCCATAATAATTTTTCTTTCATTCCTCTTTTAGGTCTACCCCTCTTGATAACCCTGTGGATAACTTACTTATAGGTCTGTGGTCTACTTTCTTATTCCTTTTTATCCCCACACTCCAACTTTTTTCATCAGAGTTATACTTTTTATCCCTTGATAAAGATAATGGGGATAGTTTTTTCAAGGAACCACGAGATATACCCATTTTGGGCTTACTTTATACAAAGTATAGATCTATCAATCTATCCTTTCTTGAGAGTCGCATCTTTAGATGACCTCCTAAGAAAATATGTAAAGTATATTTTTAAACAAAAGTTTAGCTGTGCAAAACCATGTGGATAACTTTTTATCCCCATGATTCACAGGGTACAAATACAACTACTATTTCTCTATAAATATATATATTTATTTGTTAGTAAGAAGCTCGTGTATAAAATTGAGTTCAAATAATAGGCAAAGAAGATGACAAAAAGACTTTTAAACGTTCTTCAAGGAAAGAAAGAAGATCAAATCCCTTTTTGGTTTATGCGTCAAGCTGGGCGTTATTTACCAGAATATAGAGAAGTAAGAGCCACCTGTCCTTCTTTTATGGAATTTTGTTATACCCCTGCTAAGGCTGCGGAAGTGACCCTGCAACCTATCCGGCGTTATGGTATGGACGGGGCTATTCTCTTTGCCGATATTCTTGTCGTACCGGATGGACTTGGACAGAAAGTTTGGTTCGAAACAGGAAAAGGGCCTCAATTAGAGCCTGTGCATGATGCTCAAACATTAGCAGCCTTATCACTTGATGGCTTTCACCAAAGAGTGGGTAATGTTTATGAAACTTTAGCACGTTTGAAGCAAGATCTTCCCAAAGAGACCACATTAATTGGTTTTGCTGGTGCGCCTTGGACTGTTGCAACTTATATGCTTGAGGGGGCGGGCAGTAAAGATCATGCAACTGCAAAGAAATTTGGTTATATGAACCCTGATCTTATGACAGGGTTACTTGACCTTCTCGTAGAAAGTACGGCTGAATATTTGATTAAGCAAATTGATGCCGGTGCAGATGCAGTGCAAATCTTTGATAGTTGGGCAGGATCTCTGTCTGAAGTAACATTTCGCGATTGGGTGATTGCACCCACAGTTAAAATAATTGAAAAAGTCAGAGCCGCTCATCCTGAAACCCCTATTATTGGATTTCCTCGTCTTGCAGGGCCTATGAGTCAGGACTATTTGTCTGCAACGAAAGTGGATTGTATTGGTCTAGATACAAGTATGTCTCTTCAGTGGGCTAAGGATAACTTACAATCCAGCGGTGTCTGCGTTCAGGGTAACCTAGATCCTCAACTTGTTGTTGCTGGGGGGGCAAGGATGCTCGAAGAGGCAGAGCGGGTCCTAGAGAGCTTTAAATACGGTCGTCACATCTTTAATCTTGGTCATGGGTTTACACCAGATTGTCCTCCTGAGCATGTGGCTGCTCTTTCAGAATTTATTCAAAATTACAGAAGGTAACACCAGATGGATCTGCTGACAGATTATTACAGCGTTATAAAAGCGCTTCATATTATCTTTGTAATCTATTGGATGGCAGGATTGCTAATGATACCACGGTTTTACGTTTATCATCACCAATCTGCGCTAAATAGTGATGAAGATGCTCTGTGGATGGATAGAGAAAGCAGATTGTTTAAAATCATACTTAATCCAGCAATGATTATTAGTTTGGTCTTTGGATTGCTTTTGGTTGGGATCACGCATGTGGAGGGGCAGGGTTGGTTTCAACTTAAATTTTTATTG is a window from the Temperatibacter marinus genome containing:
- the glgB gene encoding 1,4-alpha-glucan branching protein GlgB, producing MTLSLALDCAADSLQVDAIVKGHHENPYGFMGIHSLSGGGFIVRAFIPAAEKVELVQRGSKRRIVEMQCIHEDGFFLADLSYRKRQPSFLYKVWYKGNKKAYFVEDIYSVPLLLNSEILTQFTQGDLIDAYRYFGCHQETINGISGMRFSLWAPSAKRVAIVGEFNLWDGRKHLMRKRHEAGVFEAFIPGMSSGEIYKYEIQAADGGLLPLKADPYGRRGELRPSNASITYVAEEFTWEDTAWIKKRGALQNLDAAMSIYEIQMGSWNRDGEEFLNYRSLADRLIPYVKEMGFTHIQTMPISEYPFDGSWGYQPVGLFAPTARFGTPEDFKYFVNACHKAGIGVLFDWVPAHFPLDAHGLAKFDGTCLYEHEDPRQGYHPDWNTGIFNLCRNEVVNYLISSALFWLDEFHIDGLRVDAVSSMLYLNYSREEGEWIPNINGGHENLEAISLLQKMNIHAYGNFDGVITIAEESTAWPGLTTPVDLGGVGFGYKWNMGWMNDSLTYMKEDPLHRQHHHEKITFSLNYAFTENFILPLSHDEVVHGKGSILDRMPGDDWQKFANLRAYYAFMWAHPGKKLLFMGCEFGQSSEWNHDKELEWWLLDHAPHQQTKSLISALNKVYKSSPALHELDCAEEGFRWLQWERPEDSIIAFVRFDKSFHSPVLVICNFTPLERTDYRIGVPKAGQWSLLLNTDAVQYGGSAIEAKDHVMSETVAWDGESESLCLTVPPLSTTLYRFG
- a CDS encoding CopD family protein — protein: MDLLTDYYSVIKALHIIFVIYWMAGLLMIPRFYVYHHQSALNSDEDALWMDRESRLFKIILNPAMIISLVFGLLLVGITHVEGQGWFQLKFLLVIGLMIFHMMMAAQRKKFAAQNRPRSEKYFRMMNEVPSILILGIVLLAVVKPF
- the coaE gene encoding dephospho-CoA kinase (Dephospho-CoA kinase (CoaE) performs the final step in coenzyme A biosynthesis.), whose product is MQRTDFTKELTIIGLTGSIGMGKTTTANMFQSAGVPVFDSDAMVHRMQAPGGEALPHIEAEFHGVVQKGVLDRLALGELVFKEQKKLERLQNIIYPLLHERRRNFFAHALRKGKDIVLVDVPLLFETGGDQAVDLVIVVDAPLDVQRERVLSRIGMTEEKFQNILSKQLPNQEKVHRADFVIDTSHGKEAAQQQVEHILATIRQGLKNE
- the dnaQ gene encoding DNA polymerase III subunit epsilon, with amino-acid sequence MNSIREIVFDTETTGFDPFSGDRVIEIGCVVLINKIVQTGEENQFHRYCNPRRDVPESAVKVHGLTAEMLADKPYFEDVMDEFLDFVGDDILVAHNAEFDKKFINWELENAGRKPIPAAQFKDTLAIARGKYPGAQNSLDALCRRFGIENGHRTLHGALLDSEILADVYVELEGGRQTGLELTVEKKKAFVQTEKKKREPRSFPLTDAELEAHKDYIMALKDPLWGR
- a CDS encoding Maf family protein, translated to MILASGSETRLMLLKNAGLDITAKHPLADEDGIKQALIEEGVTALDLAIALAEVKALSISRIMPDALVIGADQLLDLKGDYISKATTRAEAEKTLSKLSGQKHQLISGAVVAEGGRVIWRGYDKAQLEVRRLSKDFINTYCDTLGDRLYTSVGCYHLEGLGAQLFHKVTGDYFTILGLPLLPLLKFLQDRGTLLK
- the hemE gene encoding uroporphyrinogen decarboxylase gives rise to the protein MTKRLLNVLQGKKEDQIPFWFMRQAGRYLPEYREVRATCPSFMEFCYTPAKAAEVTLQPIRRYGMDGAILFADILVVPDGLGQKVWFETGKGPQLEPVHDAQTLAALSLDGFHQRVGNVYETLARLKQDLPKETTLIGFAGAPWTVATYMLEGAGSKDHATAKKFGYMNPDLMTGLLDLLVESTAEYLIKQIDAGADAVQIFDSWAGSLSEVTFRDWVIAPTVKIIEKVRAAHPETPIIGFPRLAGPMSQDYLSATKVDCIGLDTSMSLQWAKDNLQSSGVCVQGNLDPQLVVAGGARMLEEAERVLESFKYGRHIFNLGHGFTPDCPPEHVAALSEFIQNYRR
- a CDS encoding shikimate dehydrogenase; this translates as MTYSSIKRAAVIGWPIGQSLSPLIHKHWFERYEIAGEYRKIAVEPDHLETALQGFIRGNEFIPDGLDGFNITVPHKEKVIPFLDKVAPMAKRLGAVNTVMIKDGVTTGFNTDITGLKKQLDVTVPDWPKERPVLILGAGGAARATISAFLSTEVPFIMLSNRTKAKAEVLANELGQGRVTVVDWDDRHDAVTGAGVVVNTSSLGMVGQPPLELDLSHADPETVVYDIVYKPLETPLLKSAKDRGLRTVDGLGMLVYQAAGAFKIWFGVDPDYDSQLKEKLLAAL
- a CDS encoding pyruvate, water dikinase regulatory protein yields the protein METQQLHLHLVSDSTGETLDGLLQAALVQFDGVDVVKHNWPLMRSPKQMERIIQDISENRGLVLYTIVNEDIRRTLEDGCRDLGFPVLAIMDPLINLLGSYFGVKPTGLAGRQHAMDENYFSRIEALDYTMAHDDGQLTEDLHMADIILVGVSRTSKTPTSIYLANKGFKTANVPFVPGCPMPEDLDHLHNTFVMGLTTSPDRLSQIRTNRLNSLNEKGVTDYAAIDSIQDEVKECRKYCRERNWQVLDVTRRSVEETAAAIINKFHLWNEENKG
- the glgX gene encoding glycogen debranching protein GlgX; its protein translation is MNIVEFLRSHKTHSTMDLGAHLIDDGCFFGLISTSAEAVTLCLFDLSGQEKQKPLEKSGDGYWSTFVPGIKAGQKYGYRVHGEYAPEKGLFHNPHKLMLDPYALEIDQGFSWRGAHFSYQKGTDVLDGILDSRDNAAFMTKGIVVDPKQALNCQNHPYNKMEETVFYETHLKGFTKLRADLTRKEQGTFDGLKAPQMLDYLKALGITAIELLPVHCYLNDHFLHQMGLKNYWGYNTLNYFAPHPAYLGAEGSQSIRQFTHAAHEKGLEVVLDVVYNHSAESAATGPTLSFRGIDNHLYYRVNKDSPHCYDDITGCGNTLNTGNKVVRQMFIDSLEHWVNSYGIDGFRFDLAPVLGNGKGPFSRKDKFFKALKKSKTLKNTKMIAEPWCAAPVDYALGRFPKEWAEWNDKARMTYRGFWKNSGTTIGDFAQRLSGSSDLFEGQNRQPQSSVNLVACHDGFTLADLTQYQEKHNWQNGENNRDGDSHNLSDNFGQEGPSQDPFIRELRHRRSKSLLASALLSVGTPLILGGDEFGRSQLGSNNAYCQDNSINWLNWELLETPQGADLHAFVSKTLALRKALNLYQYTDHFSEQNKGLDHWIEWLNHDGNAIRDDQWQFVAHRHLVMLFKEECTEKNAVMFAINAGAIDQDFVLPPMMKKQAWTIELDSGSSNLEPVVLKDQTKVHVKAGAMMVLVNGNPWR